The sequence CTTCGCAAAATTTAATCCATCATCAAGCAAATATTATTTTACGATAAAGGAGAAAAAAGGAGGCGGTAGCCTCCTTTTTTATTGTTATTTTAAGGAGTGATTATAGGAAAACCATACGTTCACGATTTATAGCAGGAAAAATAATATGATAGTCAAGAACAGTAATGATGGAAAAAAAGGTTTTTTCACAGCCATGGAGGATGATGAAGAAGCCGGAATGATGACCTTTACATTTGCCGGAAGTGACCGGATAATCATCGATCATACCGAAGTAAATCCTGATTTTAAAGGACAAGGAGTCGGTAAATTGATGTTGATGAACCTTGTGGATTTTGCTAGGGAAAACCAGTATAAAGTGATTCCTCTTTGTCCTTTTGCAAAGTCCGTTTTTAGTAAAGAAGAAAAAATACGGGATGTGATTTTTAGCTAATGATGGTATTTCACTGAAAATTATTTTCCAGGACCCTTCGAGCAGGATCCTGATGAAAAAGTAGACGCAAAACTTTTCCGGCAGTGGGGAATATGCTCCACTGGATGAATTTTTTAAACTAGTATTCAATAATATAATTATCTTTAAAGATGTTCTTTTCGATATCCGAAGTATGAAAACGAACCTATCATAAAGCATAAACCCGTTTAAATTAACCATTTTACCATGAAAACAGAAAAAAACAAAGTACTGCAAAAGGCAGGTGAACGTAGGGATTTTTTAAAGAAGAGTGCCTTGGCGCTGGGCGCAGTGAGTATTGTGCCAAGCCATGTGCTCTTTTCCAAACCTGAAATTAGGGATAAGCAGGGCAAATTGCTTCGGAAAGCGTCTTTTGTACCCAGTGATCGGGTGAATTTAGCATGTGTGGGCATTGGCAATAGGGGTGAGCAGGTGATCAATGCCATCGATGAAACCGGTCAGGCTAATATTGTGACCCTCTGTGATGTGGATATGGGAGCTGAGCACACCTTACCGAGCATGAATAAATTCCCCAAGGCTACACGTTTTCAGGATTTTAGGGAGATGCTGGATAAAGACAGCCAGCATTTTGATGCGGTGATGGTAGCTACTCCTGATTTTTCTCATTTTCCCGTGACCATGGCAGCTATGGCTGCTGGTAAAGGGGTGTATGTGGAAAAGCCGTTGGCACGAACATTTCATGAAATAGAGTTATTGATGAAAGCGGCCGAAAAATATGGCGTAGTAACCCAAATGGGCAACCAAGGCCACTCGGAGGCGAATTACTTCCAGTTTAAGGCTTGGGTGGATGCCGGCATTATCAAGGATGTCACGGCAATTACCTGCCACATGAATGGCCGAAGGAGGTGGCATGGATGGGACGTCAATATGGGGAAATTTCCTGCTGCTGAAACTATTCCTGATACGTTGGATTGGGATACTTGGCTGACTACTGCCCAGCACCACGATTATAACCATGACTTTATAAACGGCCAGTGGCGATGCTGGTATGATTTCGGGATGGGTGCCTTGGGAGACTGGGGAGCACATATCATGGATACCTTTCATCAGTTTTTGGATCTTGGCTTGCCTTATGAAGTGGATCCTGTAAAGATCGAAGGACATAATGCGTTGTTTTATCCTCAGGCGACGACCTTGGATTTTAAATTCCCCAAAAGGGGAAAAATGCCGGAGGTAAATGTCAGTTGGTACGATGGACTGGATAATATACCGGAGGTGCCTGAAGGCTATGGCTCATCAGAGCTGGATGCAGATATCCCTGCGGCCAGTAACGGTAAAATCCAGCCGGCAAAGCTAAACCCTGGTAAGATCATTTACGGCAAGGAATTGACCTTTAAGGGAGGATCACACGGCAGTACGCTGTCCATCATTCCTGATGAAAAGGCCAAAGCCATGGAAGGAAAACTTCCGGAAGTCCCTGAAAGCCCTTCAAATCATTTTGCCAACTTTCTGTTGGCGTGTAAAGGGGAGGAGAAAACCAGGTCACCGTTTTCTATCGCAGGGCCACTGAGTCAGGTGTTTACCCTCGGCACATTGGCCCAGCGGCTAAATGCCAAATTGGAGTTTGACCGTGACAAAAAGGTCATCACCAATAACAAGTTTGCCAATGCCCTTTTGGTAGGGCCTCCGCCGAGAAAAGGATGGGAAACCTACTATAAGGTTTGATACAAAGAGGGTTGTTTATCGTTGGAAAACAACCCTCTTTGCTTTTGGTACCGGTAGCATCACTTTTCGGTAACCACCTTATTTTCCTCCAAGGAAATAGTTGATTCCAAATGAAAAGTGTTGACCGCTTTCGCCAAAATTTGGAGAAATGTCGGCTTTGTGACTGGCGTTCTTATCCTTACTGACCAAAAGGCCGCCAGGTGTGAAGTAGGCTTCAATGCCGATTCGAGGCGATATCCTATACTGTGCGCCGAGTTGGATATCAGCGGTAAAGTTGTTGTAATGGTAAGAACGGAATCCGTTTGGCGATTTTTCATCTCCCTTTTCTTTGAAAAAGGTATTGCTTAGTCCTACAAAAGGAGTGAATCTGTCAGAGACGTTAAAGTATTTCCTGAGCAAAACTCCTCCACCATAAATCAGGTTTTGATACTTGGAGTGATGGGTGACATCACCATTAACCATGGCTGTCATGGATCGAGAAGAGGAACCAATTCTGCCTTCCAAGCCGATGTAAAAGCCATTTCCAATGAATTTCCCGATGCCAGGAGTGAAATAGTAAGTGAAATTTTCCGATTCATGCCCTATGTTGTCTGGCAGTGTGTACGGAGAGTCTTGAGGGCTATATTGGAAGTTTATTCCCGATCGAATGACCAGCCCATTTTCATTGAATTGAGCCTTTGAAATCGTCGGAAGTAAGCAAGTACATAGTGTCACGAAGAACGTGACCAAATAGCGGTTGTTTTTCATAATAAAAATAGTTAAAAGTTCGAATAATGATTTTTTCGAAATTATATTTTGAAAAAGGATCCCATAAAAAGATGATGTTAAAAAAAGTTAGGATTAAGTTTTGTTAACCAACTGAGTGACGGATTTAAGAATTGTTAAGTTTTGTATGTCCTAAAGCAGATCCTGGTTTTCGTTTTGACAACCTTTGAAGCACAGGTTCCTTTGTTACAGCTCCAAGGGGAGGATGGCTTCTGAGGTACTGTCCAATTGTTTGATCAGATTCCCGTTATGGTCCCAAAATGCACTTTGTCCTGCACATCGCATGCCATCAGCATGACCGACACAGTTGACCATGGCCACTGGTAGTTTGTTCTTTATGGCGATATCAGAAAGCTCGTGATAGGCATTGGTCACACCCCTTTGATCCTTTGCTACACTGGAAAGCAAAAGAGTGGGCCTTTTTGCCATGACATTTCCGATATGTTCAGCAACTGAGATTTCATAACATATGGCCAGGCCTATGGGAAAATTGTTTACCAGAGGGTGTTGATTTTTTTCGGGAATAAAAAAAGGCACTTCATCTTCATGTAAGTATTGCTTAGAATAAACTTGGACGTGTTGGTGGGGATGAAATAGTAATAGGCTAATCGTAATTCCTTTGTGATTTTTTAGCGGTGCCCCCACGGCGATGGATATACATTTTTCATCACTCAATTCTTGAAAATTTCTTAATCGGGCATCATCCTTCGAGATAGCCAGTTCTTTGGCCAAGGTAGGCTCATAGCCAGTGAGCGAGAGTTCAGGAAAAATGACAAGGTTTGAATGCGCAGAGCCTGCTTCATTGATCCATTTGATGTGATCAGAGATGTTTTGCTCGATATTTCCTGTGATAGGGCATAGCTGTACCAGACTAATTTTCATATGCCATGTTGAAATTATTTTCCAAGTGCCTGAAAAGGTAACATAAATATTTTGGCAATCATGGAAAAAGTAAGGTCAATGGCAAACCCTAATAGGCGAAATGGTAAGATCAGTAGCCAGATGATGGGATACAGCAGCAACAACAAGATTGCGATAGGCCAACACAAGACAAAAAGAATGGTCCAAAGGACGAGGTTAAGAAATAATTTCATGTTTTGTTATTTGAAGAGGATTCAAGTTTGTAATGGGGATTTATATCACCATCAGGGATACTTTTTATTCCTAAAACTATGCCATATGCATTTTAACTTGAAATAGGCATTTTTACGATTATGGGTGTTTTATTAGCGGACACTTTTGGTCTTATAACCGGACGATTTGATCATCAAAATGAATTCGCAGATGTGGCGAAAAAAGCCATAATCAAGCATAAAGAAACTAGAATATTCATAAAAAAATACGATGGGAAATTGTAAGCGTTGCATGAAATCCCTTCAGGGAATATTTAAAGGCCTTTTTGAACATGGGATAGTTTTATTTATATAAAAATGGTTTTCAAATACTTAAAAATGTTATATATTTGAAATAAGTATTGAATAACAAAAAAGAAACTATGAAAGCTACATTTTTAAGAACACTCCTTTTGTCGTGTGCAGCGGCATGTATGATTTCGTGTACGGAGGACCTTCAGGATTTGGTGGTGGCTCCATCCATAGTAGGGAAATGGACGTTGGAAACCGTAGAATATGATGTCCGCACAGATGTGATCAACAATGGTGAAATGTATTCCATCAATCACAGTGGATTGGCCGATATTCATGGACTAACAATGGATATTTCAGACGATCCCACCAATACTTTTTTGGCAGAGGGTTATTACACGATTGAAGTTCCAGCGGATTTAGCTGGAAGTACGTTTAAGGATATTTTTCCTTTTTCGGATATTTTCAAAAGAGGCACATGGTCCAAAGAGACGGATCGATTGATGTACTTTAATTTTGAAGGGTTGCCTGCTATTAAAGCAAAAATCATAAAGTTTTCGGAGAAGAAACTGATTATTTCTTATGATATAACAAATCAAGATGAAATTGAAGGGGTGGCCTGTACCCATACGGTCCACGGATTGTATACTTTCAGCAAGGAATAAAAGATCTGATTATTTTTTGATAGAAAAGTTGGATTGAGAAGCAAAGTCTTCCTAAAGAATAAGGCTGTCCAAAACTTGGGCAGCCATTTTTTATGCATTTTTACCCGAAATTGGCCGCAACAGCAGTAAGAAGGAGCCAAGCATAGATGTTGGGGCTGACGTTTGCTTAACGGTAAATCCACGTAAGGAAAAAAATGCCACCACATTCCCATGGCACCAAGTGGATGCTGTAACCTAAGGGATTGTAATTGCTTTGTGCCTTAGAGCCTATGTTTTGGAGAAAGGGGAATGTTTGATTGCCTATTGATCCACTTTTCTTGACGGGGTTTCATTTTCAACAAGTTCGCCATGATTGGAAAAAGTAGAAAGATCTTTACGGTGATCATATTGGATGACTTTTATCCACTTGTCTTGATAGATATTGGTTTGGTCGTAGTTGAAACGAGTAGCGTAGTCATTTACCTCCTTCAGAAGCGATTCCTGCTCAGGAAAAGCATGCGCGGCATAGGAATAGGTGAGAAGGGTGAATGTCTTGGGCAAGCCTCCTGCAGTGGACTTTTCGGCCAACTCATGGATCGAAAATAGGGGGAGATTGCTGTCATATTCTCCTACAAGGACATCAATACTTCTGACGACAAACTCATGTGAAATAAGTGGTGCTTCCGGATGGCAGGTGTCTATGGTTTTGGTGAAGACATTTTTAAAATGGTCGAAGTGCTTTAATTCTCTTTGGTAGGCAACCGATGCCAAAACGGGAAAAAGTAACAATACCGCCATACAAGCCGGTTTCCATTTGACAGGTACAAATAACAAAACGGCTGCGAATGAAAAGTAAAATGCCGCCAATTTCCAGTCAAGTAAACCCAAGGATACAATTCCTCCAAAGGCAATCCAAAGCGTAGCAAACCTGTTCCAGAAGAAATTATTGGTCCATCGTTTGGCTTCCAGGGCGATGTTTACCGATAAGATGGGCAGTAAAATGATCAGGTGGCGGGGATTGAGCGGTAGGGGACTGTAAAAGGATAAACTGGTGGTCATAAACCAAAACCCAACCAACAAACATAAGCTAGCAAGGGCAAAGATTAAATGAAGGTCCTTGTCATGCTTAAAAGCCCTGACCAGTCCAGGTACACTCAGGACAATCCAAATCCAAAAGGTCCGCTCGATAAAGGTAAGGATTGGGCTAAAAGTAAGCCGTTCTGCTACAGCTGTCCAGCCTTTGTCATAAAAGGAGTAGGGCGAGATGTAATGTCCTTGCTCGATGCTTCTAAACCGCAAGAATGGATCGTCAAATTTGACATAAAAATAGCCCAAATAGGCTATCACCAATACGGCCATACAGAGAAAGAAATAAGTATAAAACAGGGGCTTTTTATCCTTTTTCGTATCAAAGATGAACAGCAATATGGGAAGTGGGGCAAGCAGGATAATGGTTTCCTTTGTGCAGAAGCCAATAAAGAAAGCAGCAGCCATGATCATCCCGGCGAGAAAGGGCTTTTGGTGCCGATAAATGGCCGATACAGGAATAAGTGCAACCCAAAACACCAATAGCGAATCTGGATAAACCTTGGGTAAAAAATGCAATAAGTACACCGAGGAGCAAAAGAAAATCACAAAGACGTTTTTGGCTAAATATTCCGTGAGCACTTTCCAAATGAGCATCAAGGTCATCATATAGGAAACCAGCGAGGGCAAGGAAGCGAGATGGTCATTAAAGCCAAAAATATACGTGATGAAACCGGGCAACACATAGGTTCCCCACCTGTAATTGAACAGGTCCACTTCCTGAAAGGGAAGACCATTCCAGAAGCGATAGCCCAAATCAAGGTAAGAAATATCATCGCTAAAAGTGACGCCATCATATCCCCAATACCACAGTGCCATAAAGAATAGCAATCCCGTGAAGAGGGCATAGGGAGGCTGAGGAGTAGAGAGTTTCTGCATACATCTAATAATAACCATTTTCCATGGAAAATAGTAGTTTTTAAAAAGTGACAATTTGTGTCGCTAAAATGGTCTTTTGTTTACAATAAGTTAAATTGCAAACTGAAATTTAATAGGAGATGGGTAAAACAAAAAGTGTTGAGCAACAAAAGATTCTGAGAGTCTTTAAATTAATTAATTTGTTGCGTTCGAATATTGGTAAGTCGGCCAACAGCCTGGCAGAAATATTGGGTACGGATCGTCGTACGGTTTACCGGTATTTTCAGCTCTTGCGGGAGCTGGGCTTTCAGGTGGAGCGGGAATATGGGAAGTTTAAAATTACCGATAGGGTAGAATATTCTAAAAACACGTTTTACGGTACTTTCTCGGATGACGAAGCTGCTTACT comes from Echinicola vietnamensis DSM 17526 and encodes:
- a CDS encoding GNAT family N-acetyltransferase is translated as MIVKNSNDGKKGFFTAMEDDEEAGMMTFTFAGSDRIIIDHTEVNPDFKGQGVGKLMLMNLVDFARENQYKVIPLCPFAKSVFSKEEKIRDVIFS
- a CDS encoding Gfo/Idh/MocA family oxidoreductase, giving the protein MKTEKNKVLQKAGERRDFLKKSALALGAVSIVPSHVLFSKPEIRDKQGKLLRKASFVPSDRVNLACVGIGNRGEQVINAIDETGQANIVTLCDVDMGAEHTLPSMNKFPKATRFQDFREMLDKDSQHFDAVMVATPDFSHFPVTMAAMAAGKGVYVEKPLARTFHEIELLMKAAEKYGVVTQMGNQGHSEANYFQFKAWVDAGIIKDVTAITCHMNGRRRWHGWDVNMGKFPAAETIPDTLDWDTWLTTAQHHDYNHDFINGQWRCWYDFGMGALGDWGAHIMDTFHQFLDLGLPYEVDPVKIEGHNALFYPQATTLDFKFPKRGKMPEVNVSWYDGLDNIPEVPEGYGSSELDADIPAASNGKIQPAKLNPGKIIYGKELTFKGGSHGSTLSIIPDEKAKAMEGKLPEVPESPSNHFANFLLACKGEEKTRSPFSIAGPLSQVFTLGTLAQRLNAKLEFDRDKKVITNNKFANALLVGPPPRKGWETYYKV
- a CDS encoding autotransporter outer membrane beta-barrel domain-containing protein, producing the protein MKNNRYLVTFFVTLCTCLLPTISKAQFNENGLVIRSGINFQYSPQDSPYTLPDNIGHESENFTYYFTPGIGKFIGNGFYIGLEGRIGSSSRSMTAMVNGDVTHHSKYQNLIYGGGVLLRKYFNVSDRFTPFVGLSNTFFKEKGDEKSPNGFRSYHYNNFTADIQLGAQYRISPRIGIEAYFTPGGLLVSKDKNASHKADISPNFGESGQHFSFGINYFLGGK
- a CDS encoding carbon-nitrogen hydrolase family protein, with protein sequence MKISLVQLCPITGNIEQNISDHIKWINEAGSAHSNLVIFPELSLTGYEPTLAKELAISKDDARLRNFQELSDEKCISIAVGAPLKNHKGITISLLLFHPHQHVQVYSKQYLHEDEVPFFIPEKNQHPLVNNFPIGLAICYEISVAEHIGNVMAKRPTLLLSSVAKDQRGVTNAYHELSDIAIKNKLPVAMVNCVGHADGMRCAGQSAFWDHNGNLIKQLDSTSEAILPLEL
- a CDS encoding glycosyltransferase family 39 protein, which produces MQKLSTPQPPYALFTGLLFFMALWYWGYDGVTFSDDISYLDLGYRFWNGLPFQEVDLFNYRWGTYVLPGFITYIFGFNDHLASLPSLVSYMMTLMLIWKVLTEYLAKNVFVIFFCSSVYLLHFLPKVYPDSLLVFWVALIPVSAIYRHQKPFLAGMIMAAAFFIGFCTKETIILLAPLPILLFIFDTKKDKKPLFYTYFFLCMAVLVIAYLGYFYVKFDDPFLRFRSIEQGHYISPYSFYDKGWTAVAERLTFSPILTFIERTFWIWIVLSVPGLVRAFKHDKDLHLIFALASLCLLVGFWFMTTSLSFYSPLPLNPRHLIILLPILSVNIALEAKRWTNNFFWNRFATLWIAFGGIVSLGLLDWKLAAFYFSFAAVLLFVPVKWKPACMAVLLLFPVLASVAYQRELKHFDHFKNVFTKTIDTCHPEAPLISHEFVVRSIDVLVGEYDSNLPLFSIHELAEKSTAGGLPKTFTLLTYSYAAHAFPEQESLLKEVNDYATRFNYDQTNIYQDKWIKVIQYDHRKDLSTFSNHGELVENETPSRKVDQ